From a single Apium graveolens cultivar Ventura chromosome 2, ASM990537v1, whole genome shotgun sequence genomic region:
- the LOC141690695 gene encoding secreted RxLR effector protein 161-like has protein sequence MVVRSLEVENDPFRPRKEDEDPLGPQVPYLGAIGALMYLANNTRPDIVFAVNLLARFSSDPTKKHWDGIKHILRYLRGTIDLGLFFPNNSKSQLVGYADAGYLSDPHIGRSQTGYLFTYCGTAIS, from the coding sequence ATGGTGGTTCGGTCACTTGAAGTTGAAAATGATCCATTTCGTCCCAGAAAAGAAGATGAAGATCCACTTGGACCACAAGTTCCATATCTCGGTGCAATTGGCGCTCTTATGTACCTCGCAAATAATACACGACCTGATATTGTTTTTGCTGTGAATCTATTAGCAAGATTCAGTTCAGATCCAACTAAAAAACATTGGGATGGAATCAAGCATATATTGAGATATCTTCGCGGGACAATTGATCTTGGATTATTCTTTCCAAATAATTCGAAATCACAGCTGGTTGGATATGCAGATGCTGGATACTTGTCAGATCCTCATATTGGACGATCACAGACAGGTTACTTATTCACATATTGCGGTACTGCTATCTCTTAG
- the LOC141707536 gene encoding uncharacterized protein LOC141707536: protein MLSMANRLHKSLSQTARHFRAAAGSSPSPPPRRRPKHAVATMKKTEDKSEWWAIDGEMHEIGENVPARERFVIPRDNIPNKRRKQLRDQFMRRTRLVLKESEHEPWCRRYMELYQELRENWERLYWDKGYSKKLGQDHAKYDSAEDDDQDFSPYRSRVPHAQMKDQNFGRNRQDDVHQKASQIRDKFEFDRERRMREKAFAPMNYGGGGFVRDDAPSRNQPLDAKRYFSEPDSSD from the exons ATGCTTTCCATGGCGAACCGACTTCACAAGTCTCTCTCCCAAACCGCTCGTCACTTCCGAGCCGCCGCCGGTTCATCACCGTCACCGCCTCCGCGAAGGCGGCCGAAGCACGCGGTGGCGACGATGAAAAAGACCGAGGACAAGTCTGAATGGTGGGCAATTGACGGAGAAATGCACGAGATAGGAGAGAATGTGCCGGCGCGAGAGAGATTCGTGATTCCAAGAGATAATATACCTAATAAGCGTCGTAAGCAGCTTCGAGACCAGTTTATGCGCCGCACTCGACTTGTTCTTAAAGAATCG GAGCATGAGCCATGGTGCAGAAGGTACATGGAATTGTATCAAGAACTTAGAGAGAATTGGGAGAGGTTGTATTGGGACAAAGGTTATTCCAAGAAACTTGGTCAGGATCATGCCAAATACGACTCTGCTGAAGATGATGATCAGGATTTTTCACCATACAG GAGTAGGGTGCCACATGCTCAAATGAAG GACCAAAATTTTGGAAGAAATAGGCAAGATGATGTACATCAAAAGGCTAGCCAAATCCGAGATAAGTTTGAATTTGATAGAGAGAGAAGAATGAGAGAAAAAG CCTTTGCACCTATGAATTACGGAGGTGGTGGTTTTGTAAGAGACGATGCACCCTCCAGAAATCAGCCCTTAGATGCTAAAAGATATTTCTCTGAGCCTGACAGCAGTGACTGA